In Hermetia illucens chromosome 1, iHerIll2.2.curated.20191125, whole genome shotgun sequence, one genomic interval encodes:
- the LOC119661242 gene encoding uncharacterized protein LOC119661242, whose product MSAVDKCADDFSAEEEIKNRRLARRKKILENAKSRLDKLNGKGSLLSSGEDAQQRVPAVYPDPEVEQELFNNMITTQTINRNGSSGLNVGSPEGIFSLLEHLVQNSYSDRNNRMVDRTQSNVGTASASNPPQQLSDSILNRVIHTKVHIALISALTFMLFVTDNEKYISYSIFLPLLFWEIAEAFLIKAKQFTTAGFLLQIMLLAALPSQYLMPITKAVSTLNKIFEDVGVFVFFFVLYHLCYYSFARNLDLNA is encoded by the exons ATGTCAGCGGTTGATAAATGCGCTGACGATTTTTCAGCAGAAGAGGAAATTAAAAACAGAAGGTTGGCACGGCGAAAAAAGATTTTAGAGAATGCGAAGAGTCGACTTGATAAATTAAATGGGAAGGGATCACTATTATCTTCTG GTGAGGATGCACAGCAGAGAGTTCCTGCAGTTTACCCCGATCCGGAGGTAGAACAGGAGTTGTTTAATAACATGATAACCACCCAAACTATAAATCGCAACGGGTCTTCTGGGCTGAATGTAGGCTCACCTGAAGGCATTTTTAGTCTATTAGAACACCTTGTACAGAATAGTTATTCTGACAGAAATAATAGGATGGTGGACAGAACACAATCAAACGTTGGAACAGCTTCAGCAAGTAATCCACCGCAACAATTATCCGATTCCATTTTAAACAGAGTGATACATACGAAGGTCCATATTGCCCTGATCTCGGCTCTTActttcatgctttttgtaaccGACAATGAAAAGTACATATCATACAGTATCTTCTTGCCGTTGCTTTTTTGGGAAATAGCAGAAGCTTTCCTCATAAAAGCGAAACAATTTACCACGGCAGGCTTCCTACTTCAAATTATGCTGTTGGCGGCACTGCCTTCGCAGTACCTCATGCCTATCACGAAGGCTGTGAGCACTCTAAATAAGATATTTGAAGACGTTggtgtttttgtatttttcttcgTTCTCTATCATCTTTGTTACTACTCGTTTGCACGCAATTTAGATCTGAATGCTTAA